Within Citrus sinensis cultivar Valencia sweet orange chromosome 1, DVS_A1.0, whole genome shotgun sequence, the genomic segment ATGTAAAGCAACTTCCTTATTATCATAGCTGCTTGTACAAAAAACAATGTGTCACACGCAGTATTACCATACTTGATTTGTATATTGAAAACAATAGATAAGTGTAAGAAGACGGTAATCAACTACATTTTTGGGTCAAGATAGTTCCTTGAATGAACAGTCACTGAGTACAACTAAACAATCTATGAAATAAAACAGCAACAATTAACATATGTACAGAACCTCAAGCCTATAAACAGAATCATCATCTTTCCAAATGATAGTACTCGGGCCTCCCCAGGTGACTAAATTGGCCATATCTACACAAGATAGGATGACCGGATATGGTGAACAACCCATTCTCAAAAAACATAGAAATAAGGCACAAAAGCGTAAgtacaaatgaaaaatatggcATAAAATTACCAGACGACAAGAAAATCCAGTAACTCGAAATGGTTCTCAATGAATTGTACACAGCAATATGTGGAGTCAACTTTTTGCTTCAACAATATGGACCAGCAATGCACTAAATCCTTTCTCGCCTATATCAAACAAACAACATATACATCATTGCGAGAAAATACATAATCTACATGCATGAAAATGTTTAAATAGTTGTGATAACTTACTTCCCATCCCAGTATTGGCAACTTGTGAACTAGAAGGATGAGAACATCCTCTTTACAAACTTCAGTTGCCAACTGTAAAACTTGGTCTGCATTTGGTTCAACCTCCCCATCTCCAGAAAGCATACACCTCATTGTtacaaaattcttttcaatttcttccattGCCTGCAGTAAATACACGAAAGAAAGGTATCAATATCCATAGAAATAACTGGCCAAAAGAGAAATCCGGTCCAATATCACTTATGGACTCCTTTAAGAATATGTCTATGTATGAATTAACATGTAAGCTAAGTGACTGTGTCAGTCTCTGCTCCACAAGATTGTAGCATTTGCTTCCTTCTTTAGGGTAACATGGCTACTGCAGAAAGCAGACTTCACACTTCCACAAACTGAAATCATGCACTCACCAAGCAAGCAAAACACAGTGATCGCATTTGTAATCATCCATTTCAAGTATTTGAtttctctgtctctctcttttcttttctttcttttttttttaaaaattaaattctctaAAACAATGAATGTACAGTAATGCCAACAAATATAACTATTCAATTTAGCAGTCCACAGTAAAGCAAAAGCAATTGATAGAAAATCATCATATTACGGACACAATCCACAGAACccaaatgaaaatttcttcattaacAACAATTCAAGGCTAACCCAGATGAAAATTCAAGCATAAAACAGAGAAATTGAATCAAAATGATACCTTTTCGAGGGCTTTGACTTCAACAACGGTCTTGATGTCGAGAGCCATTAGGCTTACCTTGGTCGCCTTCACCACCTCCAGAGGCGTTTTAGGCCTTGACGGCTTGAAGAATGAGAACGACATGATCGATCGTCGTTTTGAATCTGATCAATTCAAACTCTCTTTGTATCTTCTTTACCTTTGCTTTATTATTGCTCGTGTTTGGTTTTTGTAGTCTCTTTTGTTATTAGGTCGCCTGATCATGCATTTCActgttttttttgttgatttttcgTAGAGTtctacaaaattgaaaatgtggAAAAATTAGAACAACCAGAACAAGCTGTGTTGAAACTAGACATCAATTATGACTTTAGTCCCTCAAGTTTTATAGAATCTTCAAcaagttcaataatattacaaatataGCAATTTAGGGCCAATTTGGAATTAGATATAAGCTATTTCCGTTGGGCCGATAAAAAAAgttgttaatttaaaaaatattttgatagttgataaattatattagtGTAGTTGATGTGAGTTTAAAAAGTACAATAAAtgtgtttataaattttattatgaaagtactattttattgtaaaataactaaaataaacataagtttaaattgtctattaaaataagtttaataaaattgtttaaacatgtctttttttctttttaaagcatttaaaattacataaaagtgaaaaaatttaattaaaataaaatataacgaattttataatctattaaataaaatataataaaaattcatatttatacacacatccaaataaaataaaaaaataatatgaattacatttacattaaatttgttaCAACAATTTTTCTCAATCTTTCTGTTTCTTGTGATCTAGAGTTATTAATATTGTGATACTCTTCTTAAGTGCCATtgtttttttctatttcttcctCAAAAATCGAAGTAGGATCATTTTTAATGTTGTCAAAATGAATATCACAATGTGCATGCCTCATTGTGTATTGTacaatgttataattttaatgaatatttacGCAATCATATGtaagttttattaattctaataatagaaaataaacgtaaaatacaaaaaatgtgAATTCATtagatcaaaattttgatattaaagaaaatgtatAATAGTTAGAGCggtaatataatatttaatggtttatatattatagttatctttttattaaaacgaTAAAGTTGAGACTTTAAAAAAGTGTGATGACTTATTTAATGAGctcattataaaaaataattttccacttatttttataatttttgttaaaagtcGTAAAATAAGTAggtcataaaattttaaccttGTCACAAATTACCCAATAATTGTAATTAGTGTTATCGTTTTATGACAGTGATGGTAATTACGACAAAAAGTAGGGGCATTACTGGTAATTAAAAGCACCATAGAAGCTTGTAACCGCCGACTCCGCCAATCGACCCGACTGACACAACGTAATAAGAAGACAACAATCAGAACAAGCGCGAAGAAATCACAATTCACAAAATTCAATCATCAATCGTCAATCAATCATTTGAGATTTGATAATGCGAGGGCACGATCGGATCAACACGTGTCTGCCGGACGAGGTGATTCTAGAGATATTCCGACACCTCGATTCCAAGGCTAGCCGCGACGCCTGCTCACTCGTCTGCCGGCGTTGGCTTACGCTAGAGCGGCTCAGCCGCACCACCCTCCGCATCGGCGCCTCTGGTAGCCCCGACCTCTTCGTCAAGCTGCTTTCTCGGCGTTTTGCTAATGTCAAAAGTATTCACATCGATGAACGACTCTCTGTTTCGATCCCTGTCCAGCACGTAAGCACGCCCCGTTTAATGCCTTTTGTTATCTTTATATAGATTgtcaatttatgaatttttttcattatttttgttcagAAGACTTCACATTCTGAGGAGATGatttataatcaaattgaGATTTTGGTTGGAACTGAAAATTGTTTTGTCGTGTCAATAATTATTCATGAAGGACTCAGTTGGGGGGGGGGAAATTGAATCTTCACGTGCAACATAGCTGAAATTTTCGAACtctttattgattttcttcgaattctttattgattttcttttttgttcatGTTTTAAGTTTAGGAGAGATCTGCAGCTGAAATGAAGTTAGTAagataatatatattcttatatatatgttatgtaGGGTCGAAGACGTGGTGATCAGTCGAAGTTGTCAGCTCTGCAGCTGCATTACTTGACCGAGAAAACTGGGTCTGAGGATGGTCAATTTCAATCTGAGTCGTATTGTTTATCAGATTCTGGGTTGAATGCGCTTGCTGATGGATTTTCAAAGCTTGAGAAGTTGAGCTTGATATGGTGCTCAAACATTTCAAGTTTGGGATTGATGTCCCTTGCCCAGAAGTGTATACACTTGAAATCTTTGGATTTGCAGGTAATTTTTACTCCCTTTTCCTGAGTCGTTAATGTTTCGGTTGTCGGTGTGTGAGTTCTGTTTATTGATGTTTGAATGACAGTGTCTTTTCCACATCAAGCTTGCCTGCCATTTGAATGCTTAAATTGGTCCtgaattttggtttttgcAAGGGTTGCTATGTTGGTGATCAAGGTCTAGCTGCAGTAGGAAAAGTTTGTAACCAACTTGAAGATCTGAACTTGCGTTTTTGTGAAGGCTTGACCGACACAGGTCTAGTTGACTTGGCTCATGGTTGTGGGAAATCATTAAAATCTCTTGGTATTGCAGCCTGTGTGAAAATAACTGATGTTTCATTAGAAGCAGTGGGGTCTCACTGTAAATCTCTTGAAACCTTGTCACTGGATTCAGAATTTATCCATAACAAAGGAGTGCATGCTGTGGCCCAAGGTTGTCCACTTTTGAGAGTTTTGAAGCTACAATGCATCAATGTTACGGATGAGGCTTTGGTAGCTGTGGGAAATCAGTGTCTGTCTCTGGAGTTATTGGCTTTATACAGCTTCCAGCAATTTACTGATAAGTGAGTTCCTTTTCATTCTTATGTTATGCAAAGTTACAAAATCATATCATTCGAATTGTAAACAAACTGTAAGAACTTCAAACATAATTGGTCATTATCTTTTAGTAACTTCGTTATTGAATGAAACATCAGATCTAGGTTCAAATCcttgttttttatattatgGGCCGTATCAAAATAGAACAAGCATTagaaaagatgaaaattcttgCAATTGTTTAAGACTCCATAGAAATCTGAACCTTTATTGGTGATTTTAAATCACTATCTTTCTTCTTCCAGGTAATATATGATGTTGAGTTAGTGTAACTTATATTTCAGGGGCCTACATGCTGTGGGAAAGGGGTGtaagaagttaaaaaatcTGACTCTAAGTGATTGCTATTTCCTGAGTGACATGGGCTTGGAAGCAATTGCCACAGGTTGCAAAGAACTTACACATCTTGAAATAAATGGCTGCCATAATATTGGAACTATGGGATTGGAGTCCATTGGAAAATCTTGCCGGTATGCTTCTTTTTGTAgtcttaatttaaataaataggtaGTAGTATGATTTGCAAGCATTGCCAGGAACTAGCATTATTTTCCTTGGGaataaattttcatgaaaCCAATTatgaaagtaaatttttatttatttttttgcaaagCTTGTTAATAAACTAGCATTAAAGCTGTCGGAAAAAATCCTTGTACATGCTTTTGGTGTTTCAGCTTGTGTTACATTTTTTACTTTCTGCAGAAGCAAGAAATAAACTTCAAGCTTATTTACATATCAATCAATTGTTTTAGCAGATCAAGCAGTGATAATGCCTGGCTGCAGGTCTTCCATTATCCTTTTTGGGAATAAATTTTTCCATCTCAAGATTTTATAGTTTCTCGTCATATGATACCCTGAATATGCTGATTAAAGtttaatatttctcaaaaCCTGTAAAATGTACgtttagtttttaaatatacGTCCTTCCTGCTTCATATTGTAAGGGAACTGCAAAGAATGAATCAcctttgattattattattatttttaaacgtCCATGATTAactaaacattttattttctatagaaaaaaagtaaatattttatttgttatctgtatttttttctcttggtTGTAGTGTTTATGAAGTGTTTTGACCTCAACTCATTTGGATAACTGATGAGTGATGATCAAATCCTTAGTAGATTGGTGCAAAACTGTCATCACCAAACTACAGCCTTCCATGTATCTTCTCTTTAATTGCTCAAATGTTAATGTATTCTTTGACTTGTTTCTCACTGTTAATATAGGATGTTATATCTGCTTGCACGCTGGTCAATCTGAAATTTATTCCATATTTCATATTAATTGCAAGAGTCatgttttcaatttcatgGTTAAAATTGTTCACTCTCTTTTTGTTTACTAGcaataattttacaaagttGTCATCTCCAGATCTGTTGACTATTTGCAGGAATCTTACTGAGTTAGCATTGTTATACTGCCAAAGAATTGGTAATTTGGCTCTTCTTGAAGTTGGAAGGGGCTGTAAGTCTCTGCAAGCTCTTCATTTGGTAGATTGCTCCAGTATTGGAGATGATGCCATTTGTAGTATAGCTGAGGGTTGCCAGAATTTAAAGAAACTTCATATTCGCCGATGCTACAaggttctctctctctctctctctcaaaccATTGCTTTTGTCAGTTTATTTGTGGTTCCGATACTACCTTCTCAGTTTGTTTCGACTAACATGATACTATGACAAAAATATTGCTAAGTTCCTGGCACTGATTTTATGGTTAACAGATTGTTGCTTGAACTCGGAAGAAGTTTTGCAAcatattttttgcttttactaTTCTACTATAATTCTGTGCAAAATGTTGGACTTCTGGCATGATTCTCTGTACCAAGCTAATGATCTAGGACATCCTTTCAGTTTCAGAGatcaattttggttttttgacATTAAGTGCTGTCCTGAATGTTGGTTTGGGACAATTAGAAATGGGCAAAACGATTATAAGAAATGTAAGAAACAGTCGATTCagaaatataaaagttttttttcttatttgtctGTTGTTTATTGTTTAGTCATTTGTTTGTATCTGCCTATTTTACTGAAGAACTGGTATTTTCTCTAACCAGTCTGCTCATGTTCTTTAGTTATCAATTTAAATGATGTAAATGTTATTTTACCTTTGAGGATCTATTAACTTTTTATGGTTCTTGTTCATAGATTGGCAACAATGGAATTGTAGCTGTGGGTGAGCATTGCAATTCTCTGACTGAACTCAGCCTCAGGTTCTGTGACAGGTAcggtaaatttttttcccctcagcTTCATAGTTATTCCCATTTCCACCTGGGATgcttattatttaaatttgctAACTTGAGAGATATTTTATGTTGGTTTGGTATCATATAGATACTTGGTTGATTGTTTCTCTTTCATTCAGTAGTTGTCATGGTGTAGTTTCATGTTATATGATCGCAATAATCCATGATCTGCAAAGCCTTCTTTGTTTGCTCGACACCATTTGGGGAAATTTGGTGAATCATTGAAGTTGGCTTCTACCATAATGTTCTAGCTGATTTCGTATCAGTAGATAAACTTCTGATAgaattgtttatatttttgggaAGCTTAGTGGATTAAACCTCTCTGGTTCTCTAGCTTTCCTTATTCACTCTTTCATATTAACAGGGTGGGGGATGAGGCCCTCATTTCCATAGGCCAGGGTTGCTCCTTGCAACATCTAAATGTTAGTGGCTGCCATCAAATAGGTGAtgctggaataatggccattgCAAAAGGATGCCCTGAACTCAATTACCTGGATGTAAGCGTTCTCCAGGTAAGCCCTTTTCTGTCTCTTCTTGGTACATcttccaatttatttttcataaagtgttattaaatttaaatttcttgatcGGCAGAATTTGGGAGATCAGGCAATGGTTGAGTTAGGAAAAGGCTGTCCACTACTCAAGGACGTAGTGTTGTCGCACTGTCGTCAAATAACTGATGTCGGTCTATCCCATCTTGTTAAAAATTGCAGAATGCTCGAGTCCTGTCACATGGTTTATTGTCCTGGTATTACTGCAGCAGGAGTTGCCACTGTGGTTTCTGGTTGTGCCAACATAAAGAAGGTCATGGTTGAGAAGTGGAAGGTAAGTGAACGGACAAAAAGGAGGGCAGGAACTGTCATCTCGTACCTATGCGTGGACCTTTAGATAATTTCATCACAAGAGAATGCAGAAGAGCAATCcgctccttttttttttttttttttttgggttttctgTTATCTTTGGCTTTTggttcaatatatatatattttttttctgggTATAAGCTTAACTGTCTGCAAGTGTTTGTATCTAAATTATCTAGTATAAGGAATGTTGGGCAGTTCAGAGGAGTAAATAGTGGTTGCTGATGTATAGACAAATGTTATTgaatagaaaaacaaagaaaagaaaaatgaagctGTAAATAATTTgcttttcatgttttatgcTTTCTACAAGCTCAACCTAGGGAACTATTAAGCGGACGGACCAAAAGGGGGAAGGTACGGTGATCTCTCATTGAGTCATAACCGTGTATGTACCCAATGCGGAGCTTGTAG encodes:
- the LOC102630803 gene encoding F-box/LRR-repeat protein 4 — its product is MRGHDRINTCLPDEVILEIFRHLDSKASRDACSLVCRRWLTLERLSRTTLRIGASGSPDLFVKLLSRRFANVKSIHIDERLSVSIPVQHGRRRGDQSKLSALQLHYLTEKTGSEDGQFQSESYCLSDSGLNALADGFSKLEKLSLIWCSNISSLGLMSLAQKCIHLKSLDLQGCYVGDQGLAAVGKVCNQLEDLNLRFCEGLTDTGLVDLAHGCGKSLKSLGIAACVKITDVSLEAVGSHCKSLETLSLDSEFIHNKGVHAVAQGCPLLRVLKLQCINVTDEALVAVGNQCLSLELLALYSFQQFTDKGLHAVGKGCKKLKNLTLSDCYFLSDMGLEAIATGCKELTHLEINGCHNIGTMGLESIGKSCRNLTELALLYCQRIGNLALLEVGRGCKSLQALHLVDCSSIGDDAICSIAEGCQNLKKLHIRRCYKIGNNGIVAVGEHCNSLTELSLRFCDRVGDEALISIGQGCSLQHLNVSGCHQIGDAGIMAIAKGCPELNYLDVSVLQNLGDQAMVELGKGCPLLKDVVLSHCRQITDVGLSHLVKNCRMLESCHMVYCPGITAAGVATVVSGCANIKKVMVEKWKVSERTKRRAGTVISYLCVDL